In a genomic window of Aggregatimonas sangjinii:
- the acs gene encoding acetate--CoA ligase: MSNYHIKHLEEYFQVYRKSVRNPEAFWEEIAEEHFVWRKKWDKVLSWDFSKPEVKWYEGAKLNITENCLDRHLPTRGTKTAIIFEPNDPNETAEHISYRQLHERVCRMANVLLENGIGKGDRVCIYLPMIPELAISVLACARIGAIHSVVFAGFSANALSTRIIDSDCKMVITSDGSYRGAKTIDLKGIVDKALEDCPGVANVLVAKRINSNIAMKEGRDKWLQPLLDEAYADNVAEVMDAEDPLFILYTSGSTGKPKGMVHTSAGYMVYTAYTFKNAFQYKEEDVYWCTADIGWITGHSYIVYGPLANGATTLMFEGVPSYPDFGRFWEVVEKHKVNQFYTAPTAIRALAKESLDFVEKHDLSSLKVLGSVGEPINEEAWHWYNNNVGKKNSPIIDTWWQTETGGMMITPIPYVTPTTPTYATLPFIGVQPALMDEEGNEIKGNQVDGRLCIKFPWPAMARTIWGNHERYRETYFSAYKDMYFTGDGALRDAVGYYRITGRVDDVIIVSGHNLGTAPIEDSINEHPAVAESAVVGFPHDIKGNALYGYIILKETGESRDRENLRKEINQQITEQIGPIAKLDKIQFVSGLPKTRSGKIMRRILRKIASNDTSNLGDTSTLLNPEVVKHIMDNVL, translated from the coding sequence ATGAGCAATTACCATATCAAACATTTAGAAGAATATTTTCAAGTTTATCGAAAGTCGGTTCGAAACCCTGAAGCGTTCTGGGAAGAGATTGCCGAAGAGCATTTTGTGTGGCGAAAAAAGTGGGACAAGGTACTTAGCTGGGATTTTAGCAAACCGGAAGTAAAATGGTATGAAGGGGCGAAACTCAATATTACCGAAAACTGTTTAGATCGTCATTTGCCGACACGTGGTACCAAAACCGCCATCATATTCGAGCCGAACGATCCCAATGAAACAGCAGAACACATTAGCTATCGTCAACTACATGAAAGGGTCTGTCGCATGGCAAACGTACTCCTCGAAAACGGCATCGGCAAAGGTGATCGGGTTTGTATTTATTTACCGATGATTCCCGAACTGGCCATCTCCGTTTTAGCCTGTGCGCGTATTGGAGCGATTCACTCCGTGGTCTTTGCCGGATTCTCGGCGAATGCCTTATCGACTAGAATCATTGATTCGGATTGTAAAATGGTCATTACCTCCGACGGGTCGTACCGCGGTGCCAAAACCATCGATTTAAAGGGCATTGTAGACAAGGCCTTGGAAGATTGCCCGGGAGTGGCGAACGTGCTTGTTGCAAAACGTATCAATTCCAATATCGCAATGAAAGAAGGACGCGATAAATGGCTTCAGCCCTTGCTCGATGAAGCCTATGCAGATAATGTGGCAGAAGTTATGGATGCCGAAGATCCGTTGTTTATTTTATATACCTCCGGCTCTACGGGTAAACCCAAGGGCATGGTGCATACTAGCGCGGGCTATATGGTCTACACCGCCTATACCTTCAAAAATGCCTTTCAATATAAGGAAGAGGATGTATACTGGTGTACCGCCGATATTGGTTGGATTACCGGTCATTCCTACATCGTCTACGGCCCCTTGGCTAACGGTGCCACGACCCTTATGTTCGAGGGGGTTCCCTCCTATCCTGATTTCGGTCGTTTTTGGGAAGTGGTCGAAAAGCATAAGGTAAATCAATTTTATACCGCGCCAACCGCAATTCGCGCTTTGGCAAAAGAGAGTTTGGATTTCGTGGAAAAACACGATTTGAGCAGTCTTAAAGTACTCGGTTCGGTAGGGGAACCCATCAACGAGGAGGCTTGGCATTGGTACAACAACAATGTGGGCAAGAAAAATAGTCCGATCATAGATACCTGGTGGCAAACGGAAACCGGAGGCATGATGATTACGCCCATCCCCTACGTAACACCCACTACCCCGACCTATGCCACATTGCCATTTATCGGGGTGCAACCCGCTTTAATGGATGAGGAAGGAAATGAAATAAAGGGCAATCAGGTCGATGGTCGTTTGTGTATTAAATTCCCTTGGCCGGCCATGGCACGAACCATTTGGGGAAACCATGAGCGTTATCGGGAAACCTACTTTTCAGCCTATAAAGACATGTATTTTACGGGCGATGGTGCCTTACGCGATGCCGTCGGGTATTACAGGATTACCGGAAGGGTCGATGATGTGATTATTGTTTCTGGACATAATTTAGGTACCGCTCCGATCGAAGACAGCATCAACGAACATCCAGCCGTCGCCGAGTCGGCAGTGGTCGGTTTTCCGCATGACATTAAGGGAAATGCCCTTTACGGCTATATCATCTTAAAGGAAACGGGTGAAAGTCGGGACAGGGAAAATTTACGGAAGGAAATCAACCAGCAGATCACGGAGCAAATCGGACCCATTGCCAAACTGGACAAGATTCAATTCGTTTCCGGTCTACCCAAAACCCGAAGCGGAAAAATCATGCGTCGTATCTTAAGGAAAATAGCCTCAAACGACACTTCAAATTTAGGGGATACCAGCACTCTACTGAACCCTGAAGTGGTCAAACATATCATGGACAATGTACTGTAG